The following proteins come from a genomic window of Candidatus Francisella endociliophora:
- the purH gene encoding bifunctional phosphoribosylaminoimidazolecarboxamide formyltransferase/IMP cyclohydrolase has product MPKRIRRALISVSDKTGIVDFAKELAKHNVEILSTGGTSKTLKEAGLNVTDVSEHTSFPEIMNGRVKTLHPLIHGGILADRDNQEHLDAMLENNIGRIDMVIVNLYPFVNTVKSRADFDTCIENIDIGGPSMVRSCAKNHKHTTIVTNPNQYETVAKEMSENNGETTLETRRNFAKEAFAHTAEYDSHIANWFSKELDEEYPEKLFSVGTIKQVLRYGENPHQKAAVYSTDADCVSITNAKQLQGKELSYNNLNDADGAFEMVCEYSEPSCAIIKHANPCGIASGKNAHEAWTKALACDPISAFGGIVAFNCEVNKEFAESLGKMFLEVIIAPSYTQEALDILAAKKNLRVLETGKAFDTKSSRMISKNIHGGILSQSYDNGGVEINDCKVVTDRVPTDKEWADMMFAWKAVKYVKSNAIVYARDTQTVGIGAGQMSRVDSARIGAEKAQTHETAKDSAVASDAFFPFADGLEECIKAGATAVIQPGGSKNDQEVIDAANKAGITMVFTGMRHFRH; this is encoded by the coding sequence ATGCCAAAAAGAATAAGAAGGGCTTTGATATCTGTATCTGACAAAACAGGTATTGTTGATTTTGCTAAAGAGTTAGCAAAACATAATGTAGAAATACTTTCAACAGGAGGAACTTCAAAAACTCTTAAGGAAGCTGGTTTAAATGTTACGGATGTCTCTGAGCATACTAGCTTTCCTGAAATAATGAATGGTCGAGTGAAAACATTGCACCCTCTTATTCATGGAGGAATCTTAGCAGATAGAGATAACCAAGAACACCTTGATGCAATGCTTGAGAACAACATTGGCAGAATAGATATGGTTATTGTAAACTTATATCCTTTTGTAAATACTGTCAAATCTAGGGCAGATTTTGATACTTGTATTGAGAACATTGATATTGGTGGTCCATCTATGGTTCGTTCATGTGCAAAAAACCACAAACATACAACTATCGTAACAAATCCTAATCAATATGAAACAGTTGCAAAAGAGATGAGCGAGAATAATGGTGAAACAACTCTAGAAACTCGTCGTAACTTTGCTAAAGAAGCTTTTGCTCATACAGCTGAGTACGATAGTCATATTGCAAACTGGTTTAGCAAAGAACTAGATGAAGAATACCCAGAAAAACTTTTCTCAGTTGGAACTATCAAGCAAGTTCTAAGATATGGTGAAAACCCTCACCAAAAAGCTGCTGTATATTCTACAGATGCAGACTGTGTAAGTATTACAAATGCTAAACAGCTTCAAGGTAAAGAGCTATCATACAACAACTTAAATGATGCTGATGGTGCTTTTGAAATGGTCTGTGAATACTCTGAACCATCTTGTGCGATTATCAAACATGCGAATCCTTGTGGTATAGCTTCTGGTAAAAATGCTCATGAAGCATGGACAAAAGCTCTAGCTTGTGACCCAATTTCAGCATTTGGTGGAATTGTTGCATTTAACTGTGAAGTTAACAAAGAGTTTGCAGAATCTCTAGGCAAGATGTTCTTAGAGGTAATTATTGCACCTTCTTATACTCAAGAAGCTTTAGATATTTTGGCAGCTAAGAAAAATCTAAGAGTTTTAGAAACTGGTAAAGCTTTCGATACTAAATCATCTCGTATGATTAGTAAAAATATCCATGGTGGCATACTATCACAATCTTATGATAACGGTGGTGTTGAAATAAATGACTGTAAAGTTGTAACTGACAGGGTGCCAACTGATAAAGAATGGGCTGATATGATGTTTGCATGGAAAGCCGTCAAATATGTTAAATCAAATGCTATCGTATACGCTAGAGATACTCAAACTGTTGGTATTGGTGCTGGACAAATGTCACGCGTTGACTCTGCTCGAATCGGAGCTGAAAAAGCACAAACTCATGAGACTGCTAAGGATTCTGCTGTAGCATCTGATGCTTTCTTCCCATTTGCTGATGGTTTAGAAGAATGTATCAAAGCTGGTGCAACAGCTGTAATACAACCAGGTGGCTCAAAAAATGACCAAGAAGTTATTGATGCTGCTAATAAAGCTGGCATCACAATGGTCTTTACAGGTATGAGACATTTTAGACATTAA
- a CDS encoding adenylosuccinate synthase codes for MSNIVIVGAQWGDEGKGKIADTLAEQSDLVVRYQGGNNAGHTLVVDGKKTFLHLIPSGVLHKHTKCVIGHGVVLDPVALDQEITRLQETGINISAENLFVSESCTVITSYHKLLDAVRENSTSEKIGTTGKGIGPAYEDKVSRKGIKFKHLFDKELLRARLEISLAEKETLFRDLYKVEYPSINEELERLYTLGQKVKQYAADTFSIIDKAIEEGKNVVYEGAQGVLLDVDYGTYPFVTSSNTSVAGVYSGATTAGSNLDHVIGITKAYTTRVGEGPFPTELFDDVGRFIQEKGGEIGVTTGRTRRCGWLDLPLLKYSAKCSNLTSIALTKVDVLSDMDTLKVCVGYKYEGKEIYCAYPGIDLYKVEPILVDMEPFAIDDTITKDNMPAALKTYLKTIENHIGIPISSLAFGPSREQILFFEDYFKKG; via the coding sequence ATGTCAAATATAGTAATTGTCGGTGCTCAATGGGGCGATGAAGGTAAGGGTAAAATAGCGGATACACTAGCAGAACAGTCGGATCTGGTTGTACGCTATCAAGGTGGAAATAATGCTGGACACACATTAGTAGTGGATGGTAAGAAAACATTTCTTCACTTAATCCCATCTGGAGTTTTACATAAACACACTAAGTGCGTGATTGGTCATGGTGTAGTTTTGGATCCTGTTGCTTTAGATCAAGAGATTACTCGTCTACAAGAAACAGGCATTAATATCTCAGCAGAGAATCTTTTTGTTTCAGAGTCTTGTACTGTTATCACTTCTTATCATAAGCTTTTAGATGCTGTTAGAGAGAATAGTACTAGTGAGAAAATTGGTACAACTGGTAAAGGAATTGGTCCTGCTTATGAAGATAAGGTATCGCGTAAAGGTATTAAATTTAAGCATTTATTTGATAAAGAGTTACTAAGGGCTAGATTAGAGATATCTCTAGCGGAAAAAGAGACTCTATTTAGAGACTTATATAAAGTTGAATACCCTTCAATAAATGAAGAGTTAGAGAGGTTATATACTTTAGGTCAAAAAGTTAAGCAGTATGCTGCAGATACTTTCTCAATAATTGATAAAGCTATTGAAGAAGGTAAAAATGTTGTTTATGAGGGTGCTCAAGGTGTGCTTTTGGATGTTGATTATGGTACATATCCATTTGTAACATCATCTAATACATCTGTTGCAGGCGTATATTCAGGTGCAACTACGGCAGGATCTAATCTTGATCATGTGATAGGTATCACAAAAGCTTATACAACTAGAGTTGGTGAGGGACCTTTTCCTACAGAGCTTTTTGATGACGTTGGTAGATTTATTCAAGAAAAAGGTGGTGAGATTGGTGTAACGACTGGTAGAACGCGTAGATGTGGTTGGTTAGATTTACCGCTACTTAAATACTCTGCTAAGTGCTCAAATCTTACATCTATAGCATTAACTAAAGTTGATGTATTATCAGATATGGATACTTTAAAAGTTTGTGTTGGTTATAAGTATGAAGGTAAAGAAATTTATTGTGCTTATCCTGGTATAGACTTATATAAAGTTGAGCCAATCTTAGTTGATATGGAACCATTTGCAATAGATGATACTATTACAAAAGATAATATGCCTGCAGCTCTTAAAACATATCTAAAAACAATTGAAAATCATATAGGTATTCCAATATCTTCTTTAGCATTTGGACCATCTAGAGAGCAAATTTTATTCTTTGAAGATTATTTTAAGAAGGGGTAA
- the hpt gene encoding hypoxanthine phosphoribosyltransferase — protein sequence MSFAKDSTEVYISAEQLDAEVTKMADKINKDYAGQEIVLICVLKGSFMFFADLTRKLDIDLRTHFITASSYGSGTVSSGKVTSTINSLKKEYVEGKNVIIVEDIVDTGHTYHKLMDGINDLEPKSLKFATLLFKPARLEREVNLDYMCFEIEDKFIVGYGLDYNDRYRQLPYIGIMK from the coding sequence ATGAGTTTTGCTAAAGATAGTACAGAAGTATATATAAGCGCTGAACAGCTTGATGCTGAAGTTACAAAGATGGCTGATAAAATTAACAAAGATTATGCTGGTCAAGAGATCGTATTAATTTGTGTATTAAAAGGTTCTTTTATGTTTTTTGCTGACTTAACTAGGAAGCTAGATATAGATCTTAGAACTCATTTTATAACAGCTTCATCTTATGGTTCTGGTACTGTTAGTTCAGGGAAAGTTACTTCAACAATCAATTCTTTGAAAAAAGAGTATGTAGAAGGCAAAAATGTAATTATAGTTGAAGATATTGTCGATACTGGCCACACCTATCATAAGCTTATGGACGGTATAAACGATTTAGAACCAAAAAGCTTAAAATTTGCGACTTTACTCTTTAAGCCTGCAAGATTAGAAAGAGAAGTAAATCTGGACTATATGTGCTTCGAAATCGAAGATAAGTTCATAGTTGGTTATGGCTTAGACTATAACGATAGATATCGCCAATTACCGTATATTGGTATTATGAAATAA
- a CDS encoding dienelactone hydrolase family protein produces MIVTKDIEYRGDGILLKGFCAYPDRGSHLPAVLIAPTWAGRDNFACEKAIAMAKKGYLGFAIDLYGDAKVGSSKEENASLMNELLNTEYALMTRLRTAYSLVKKMTRVDKTNIAAIGFCFGGRCVLDMARANFDLKAAISFHGLLESNVVKEQNIDTKILVLHGYNDPMVPAEQVYKFQHEMDKRKADWQMHSFGNTYHAFTNPNANDPEFGTVFNKTSNRRAWKLAEDFLRENFVRSF; encoded by the coding sequence ATGATTGTAACAAAAGACATCGAATATCGTGGTGATGGCATACTACTTAAAGGTTTTTGCGCATATCCTGACAGAGGATCTCACTTACCTGCTGTATTAATAGCTCCTACATGGGCAGGTAGAGATAATTTTGCCTGTGAAAAGGCAATAGCAATGGCAAAAAAAGGATATCTTGGTTTTGCTATAGATCTTTATGGAGATGCAAAAGTAGGATCTTCAAAAGAAGAAAATGCCTCTTTAATGAATGAGCTTCTAAATACAGAATATGCTCTTATGACTAGGTTAAGAACTGCATATAGCCTTGTTAAAAAAATGACTCGTGTGGATAAAACAAACATAGCTGCTATTGGTTTTTGTTTTGGAGGAAGATGTGTCCTTGATATGGCTAGAGCCAACTTTGATTTAAAAGCTGCAATAAGCTTTCATGGTTTACTAGAGTCAAATGTTGTCAAAGAACAAAATATCGATACAAAAATATTAGTTTTACATGGATATAATGATCCTATGGTTCCTGCTGAACAAGTTTATAAATTCCAACATGAAATGGATAAACGCAAAGCAGATTGGCAAATGCATAGCTTTGGCAATACCTATCATGCCTTCACAAACCCAAATGCTAATGATCCAGAATTTGGTACAGTCTTTAACAAGACGTCAAATAGAAGAGCTTGGAAATTAGCTGAAGACTTTCTTAGAGAGAATTTTGTTAGAAGCTTTTAA
- a CDS encoding metal ABC transporter permease → MVNAITAMSYLVYRRTFVFSYTFMLYAFIAGTIIAIICGIISFFVIIRRLSFASHALGHISLTGASGAVLLNLSAMTGQLVINLIAGILMGAFGDKIKKNDIAIGIVLTFFLGLGTYFLFLYQSGYSGSVMSILVGDILTVSIEQIYILFGLAIFTITLLIVIARPLFISSIDPIFAESKKVSNKLISILLFVCIAITVSMACQVVGILLVFSLLIGPAAIATQWVDGFYKPIALSTLISVLTVWSGIIAAYYIDVPISFFITTIICALYLISITKNKFI, encoded by the coding sequence ATGGTCAATGCCATTACTGCGATGAGCTACCTTGTTTACAGGAGGACATTTGTGTTTAGTTATACTTTTATGCTATACGCATTTATAGCTGGAACAATCATAGCTATTATCTGTGGTATTATTAGCTTTTTTGTAATTATCAGAAGATTATCATTTGCATCTCATGCTTTAGGTCACATAAGCCTCACTGGAGCATCAGGAGCTGTTTTATTGAATCTATCTGCCATGACTGGACAACTAGTTATAAACTTAATTGCTGGTATCTTAATGGGTGCTTTTGGTGATAAGATCAAAAAGAATGATATTGCAATTGGAATTGTACTTACCTTCTTCCTTGGGCTAGGAACTTACTTTTTATTTCTATATCAAAGTGGCTACTCTGGCTCAGTAATGTCTATCTTAGTTGGAGATATACTTACAGTTAGTATTGAACAAATATATATTCTATTTGGCTTAGCTATATTTACTATTACTCTACTAATAGTAATAGCTAGACCTCTCTTTATATCATCTATAGATCCAATTTTTGCTGAGTCGAAAAAAGTATCAAATAAACTGATATCCATACTGCTTTTTGTGTGTATTGCTATTACAGTATCCATGGCATGCCAAGTTGTAGGGATATTATTAGTATTTTCACTACTAATAGGGCCTGCAGCTATTGCAACACAATGGGTAGATGGTTTTTATAAACCCATAGCTCTTAGCACATTAATTTCAGTGCTAACAGTCTGGTCTGGAATCATTGCTGCTTATTATATAGATGTGCCAATTAGCTTCTTTATCACCACAATTATTTGTGCTTTATATTTAATAAGTATCACAAAGAATAAATTTATATAA
- a CDS encoding metal ABC transporter ATP-binding protein, with product MIKCSNLVIGYNKPITSPLNLEIPTNAWVGIVGKNGIGKSTFFKTLLGKIPSFSGSITINNKKIDINTISYIPQEREINFEEKTSGYTLVKYSYKPKSWGLPLFNQEFDKKLNYLIKLTQTDDYIHKPFKNLSGGQKKRIYLIQALINNPKVLLLDEPLSDLDPDAKQKFIACLKEIHKKENITLLIISHDMKEISTQLDAFIHFKDGQCHYCDELPCLQEDICV from the coding sequence ATGATTAAATGCTCTAACCTTGTTATTGGATATAATAAGCCAATAACCTCACCATTAAACTTAGAAATCCCAACAAATGCATGGGTTGGTATAGTTGGTAAAAATGGTATAGGAAAATCGACTTTTTTTAAAACTCTCTTAGGAAAGATACCAAGTTTCTCTGGTTCAATAACTATCAATAACAAAAAGATAGATATCAATACTATCAGCTATATCCCTCAAGAGAGAGAAATCAACTTTGAAGAAAAAACTTCTGGTTATACTTTAGTTAAATATAGCTATAAGCCAAAATCATGGGGACTACCATTATTTAATCAAGAGTTTGATAAGAAGCTGAATTATCTTATAAAGCTAACTCAAACTGATGACTATATACATAAGCCTTTTAAAAACCTATCTGGTGGTCAAAAAAAACGTATCTATCTAATTCAAGCTCTTATCAATAACCCTAAAGTATTGCTTCTTGATGAGCCATTATCAGATCTAGATCCAGATGCAAAACAAAAATTCATAGCATGCCTAAAGGAAATTCATAAAAAAGAGAATATCACCCTTTTGATAATATCACATGATATGAAAGAAATTAGCACACAGTTAGACGCATTTATCCATTTCAAAGATGGTCAATGCCATTACTGCGATGAGCTACCTTGTTTACAGGAGGACATTTGTGTTTAG
- a CDS encoding metal ABC transporter solute-binding protein, Zn/Mn family translates to MKKIIIAIIVAVIVIGLFSINLLTNNDKPQTTKGSHDIHVVAAENEYGSIAELIGGNNVKVTNIINNADGDPHTFISSVKNAKLLAEADVIIYNGADYDSWITPIIKSNKNAVIIKVQDLIDYSETPEFGTNPHLWFNPKTFPALANKLNEVFSEKDPTDSSLYDKNLENFNHKYKKVYKLIKEIKQSSANTPVTATEPLFGYMADALDLDMKGLAFQWVIMNESEPSPKMMIDYQKLFKNKEVKVLFYNKQVTDNVTNNILKLAEENEIPVVGITETMPTDSNAITWMLSSLQETQSALEKAQN, encoded by the coding sequence ATGAAAAAAATAATTATTGCTATTATTGTAGCTGTCATTGTAATAGGCTTATTTTCAATAAATTTACTTACTAACAATGACAAACCTCAAACGACTAAGGGAAGTCATGACATCCATGTGGTTGCCGCTGAAAATGAATACGGTAGCATTGCAGAATTAATAGGTGGTAATAATGTAAAAGTTACCAATATAATCAACAATGCTGATGGTGACCCACATACATTTATATCATCTGTTAAGAATGCTAAACTTTTAGCAGAAGCTGATGTTATTATTTATAATGGTGCTGATTATGATTCATGGATCACACCAATAATCAAAAGCAATAAGAACGCTGTAATCATTAAGGTACAAGACCTTATTGACTACTCAGAAACGCCAGAATTTGGAACAAACCCTCACCTATGGTTCAATCCAAAAACATTTCCTGCTTTAGCTAACAAGTTAAATGAGGTTTTCTCAGAAAAGGATCCTACAGATTCTAGCTTATATGATAAGAATCTTGAAAACTTTAATCATAAGTATAAAAAAGTATATAAACTTATAAAAGAAATTAAGCAGTCAAGTGCTAACACCCCTGTAACTGCTACAGAGCCTTTATTTGGCTACATGGCAGATGCATTAGATTTAGACATGAAAGGATTAGCATTCCAATGGGTAATAATGAACGAATCTGAGCCTAGCCCTAAAATGATGATTGATTATCAAAAGCTATTTAAGAATAAAGAAGTTAAAGTTTTATTCTATAATAAGCAAGTAACAGATAATGTTACAAACAACATTTTAAAACTTGCAGAAGAAAATGAGATTCCTGTAGTTGGAATTACTGAAACTATGCCTACAGATAGTAATGCTATTACATGGATGCTTAGTTCATTACAAGAAACACAATCAGCTCTAGAAAAAGCACAAAACTAA
- a CDS encoding MFS transporter, with protein sequence MYKHRIKTLSIFIWFACAFFYALEYFIRSSSGALYDSFSFPPYNMTAAQISISSSAFYLCYVASQLPAGMLVDKYGVKRIMIASTLIFSIAIYIASVSTSPVGIIIYRALAGLGGGFAFLCAIKSIALWLPDRFFPLFTGMTQFFLYLGATLSAAPLVIINNYYSISAIMSGVFIVSLALFFISVFVIKLHPDFSKKQEAKKRKVSPFLILISVLKNKQIWLNGFYCFTIYGTTVLFADLWGIKYLQLLGFSADVAGTCTSLIFIGVAISSPLWGAIASLLNNEHKPLMVAPIIGFVVTIALLYLTTNIYAAFILCFLFGACQAVHVLNYSALRSSVSPARIATALALVNLFLPLSGGTLQPLTGGIIEFLSQNHSQLFAFQIALAIIPILKILSFIISLFIKDHGK encoded by the coding sequence ATGTATAAACATAGGATTAAGACCCTAAGTATATTTATCTGGTTTGCTTGTGCATTCTTTTATGCATTAGAGTATTTTATAAGATCATCAAGTGGAGCTTTATACGACTCTTTCTCATTTCCACCATATAATATGACGGCAGCTCAAATATCTATATCAAGCTCAGCTTTCTATTTATGCTACGTAGCCTCTCAACTACCCGCAGGAATGTTAGTAGATAAATATGGTGTAAAGAGAATTATGATAGCTAGCACACTGATATTTTCTATCGCGATATATATCGCATCTGTTAGTACTAGTCCTGTTGGTATTATCATATACCGTGCTCTTGCTGGCTTAGGTGGCGGTTTTGCATTTTTATGCGCTATAAAAAGTATTGCTCTTTGGCTTCCTGATAGATTTTTTCCTCTTTTCACAGGCATGACTCAGTTTTTCTTATATCTTGGAGCTACTCTGTCTGCGGCACCTCTTGTTATTATCAATAATTACTACAGTATCTCAGCCATAATGAGTGGTGTTTTTATTGTCTCATTAGCTTTATTTTTTATTAGCGTTTTTGTAATTAAGTTACATCCCGATTTTAGTAAAAAACAAGAAGCTAAAAAAAGAAAGGTAAGCCCTTTTTTAATACTTATCAGCGTCCTAAAAAATAAGCAAATTTGGTTAAATGGCTTTTACTGTTTCACAATCTATGGAACAACTGTACTATTTGCTGATCTATGGGGTATAAAATATCTTCAACTATTAGGCTTTTCTGCTGATGTTGCTGGCACATGTACTTCTCTAATTTTTATAGGAGTTGCTATCTCAAGTCCATTATGGGGAGCTATAGCATCACTTTTAAATAATGAACATAAGCCCTTAATGGTTGCTCCTATTATTGGCTTTGTTGTAACAATCGCATTATTATACCTTACAACAAATATATATGCCGCATTTATTCTATGCTTCTTATTTGGAGCTTGTCAGGCTGTTCATGTACTTAACTATTCTGCTCTTAGAAGTTCTGTATCTCCTGCACGCATTGCAACAGCACTAGCTTTGGTAAACTTATTTCTTCCCTTAAGTGGGGGAACCTTACAACCTTTAACTGGTGGAATCATCGAGTTTTTAAGCCAAAATCACTCTCAACTATTTGCATTTCAAATTGCATTAGCAATCATACCTATCTTAAAAATATTATCTTTTATAATTTCACTATTCATTAAAGATCACGGTAAGTAG
- a CDS encoding membrane protein has product MKKLSISASILLLALFLTNCSSSGPSYSANSIGQVSQVEQGKVIDIQQVNIKGSDSIGARVGGLAGGLGGALAGSGNMVTSIAGSISGALVGGVAGGATEKAVTSSKAYQFAIKLDNGKTIAVLQQDDNGIKVGDKITIYMSGNNTRIVPAQSPNN; this is encoded by the coding sequence ATGAAAAAACTGTCCATTTCAGCAAGTATTCTACTATTAGCTTTATTTCTAACCAATTGCTCTAGCTCTGGTCCGAGCTATTCAGCTAACTCAATAGGCCAGGTATCACAAGTTGAGCAAGGAAAAGTTATCGACATTCAACAAGTGAATATTAAAGGTTCAGATAGTATTGGTGCAAGGGTTGGAGGATTGGCTGGTGGTCTTGGCGGAGCTCTTGCTGGTAGTGGAAATATGGTAACTAGCATTGCCGGATCTATAAGTGGTGCATTAGTTGGAGGAGTTGCAGGAGGTGCTACAGAAAAAGCTGTCACTTCATCAAAGGCATATCAATTCGCAATTAAACTTGATAATGGTAAAACAATAGCTGTTCTTCAGCAAGATGACAATGGTATCAAAGTTGGGGATAAAATCACAATTTATATGTCAGGAAATAATACTAGAATCGTTCCTGCACAAAGCCCTAATAACTAG
- the wrbA gene encoding NAD(P)H:quinone oxidoreductase has protein sequence MLMKNILILYYSQSGSTKKMAHTIALGVEATGATATIRTVPNISAKTEHVDPIIPEDGDLYATKEDLANCDGLIVGSPAYFGNMASPLKYFLEIHSDTWFKGNLIGKPAGFFTAASGMHAGHESTILSMMIPFIHHGCLIVGVPYSEQALEHTRTGGTPYGASHLNTFSPNKTLSDDETKICKTLGKRVSEIANKLAN, from the coding sequence ATACTAATGAAAAACATATTAATACTATACTACAGCCAAAGTGGAAGTACAAAGAAAATGGCGCATACAATAGCACTAGGAGTTGAAGCTACCGGAGCTACTGCAACAATTCGTACGGTGCCAAATATTTCTGCAAAAACAGAGCATGTAGATCCGATAATTCCAGAGGACGGTGACTTATATGCGACAAAAGAAGACCTTGCAAACTGTGATGGTTTAATAGTCGGTAGTCCAGCTTATTTTGGCAATATGGCATCACCTCTTAAATACTTCTTAGAAATACATAGTGATACATGGTTTAAAGGCAATTTAATTGGCAAACCTGCTGGCTTCTTTACAGCTGCATCAGGTATGCATGCTGGACATGAAAGTACTATTTTATCGATGATGATTCCATTTATACACCATGGCTGTTTAATAGTTGGTGTGCCATATAGTGAACAAGCTTTAGAACATACACGTACTGGAGGAACTCCTTATGGTGCATCACATTTAAATACTTTTTCACCAAACAAAACTCTTTCAGATGACGAAACTAAAATATGTAAAACCTTAGGAAAAAGAGTTTCTGAGATTGCTAATAAGTTAGCAAACTAG
- a CDS encoding YhjD/YihY/BrkB family envelope integrity protein, whose translation MFDIKLYKKYLLLIRNYWIWVFKEYIRKDCPTVAAAITLTSLFAIVPAFFIIINILNAFNAFSSLSANLQDFLFENMLPATATTVQQYITGISANMTTLPITSVVVLLVVIFLMIKRLEITLNKIFYVNRPRPLVQSLLVYWALMTMGPLLMGFVFISSTYVLSMTWFFKDIGIEQYLLNGLSLVFLTGGFFVVYKILPNTRINSKIALIAAFLVAIVFSAAKKIFAIYMFYVPTYSVIYGSLSLIPIFILWVFVTWQITLLGAVMIRAMQYMKVTLDFKKEVKRDDLSIGVNMLKELYLAQKELKNGVTINNLYQKMAVADYDKVKRILYDFEAANIIRITAQDICYLNCDVFDINLHNIYLALNPTINFKTSSIRKLNAIKSDLYEDLNIKLHECF comes from the coding sequence ATGTTTGATATTAAGTTATATAAAAAATATTTATTGCTTATAAGAAATTACTGGATATGGGTCTTTAAAGAATATATTCGTAAAGACTGTCCAACAGTAGCAGCTGCTATAACTCTTACAAGCTTGTTTGCTATCGTACCAGCTTTCTTTATTATAATAAATATTTTGAATGCTTTTAATGCATTTAGTTCACTCTCTGCAAACCTTCAAGATTTTTTATTTGAAAATATGTTGCCAGCAACTGCTACAACAGTACAACAATATATTACGGGTATTTCAGCTAATATGACAACTTTACCAATAACTTCAGTGGTAGTGTTATTAGTTGTGATTTTTTTGATGATTAAAAGGTTGGAAATAACATTAAATAAGATCTTTTATGTCAATCGACCACGCCCATTGGTTCAAAGTTTACTCGTATATTGGGCATTGATGACAATGGGGCCTTTGTTAATGGGTTTTGTTTTTATATCAAGTACCTATGTGCTATCAATGACATGGTTCTTTAAAGATATCGGTATTGAACAGTATCTTTTAAATGGTCTATCATTGGTATTTTTAACGGGTGGTTTTTTTGTAGTATATAAGATACTTCCTAATACAAGAATTAATTCTAAGATTGCTTTAATTGCTGCATTTTTGGTTGCAATAGTATTTTCTGCAGCTAAAAAAATCTTTGCTATATATATGTTTTATGTACCAACCTATTCAGTGATTTATGGCTCGTTATCGTTGATTCCAATATTTATACTGTGGGTTTTTGTTACTTGGCAAATTACTCTTTTAGGTGCGGTTATGATCCGAGCAATGCAATATATGAAAGTCACTCTAGATTTCAAAAAAGAGGTTAAAAGAGATGATCTTAGTATCGGTGTTAATATGCTTAAAGAGCTATATTTGGCACAAAAAGAGCTAAAGAATGGGGTGACTATTAATAATCTTTATCAGAAGATGGCTGTAGCAGACTATGATAAAGTTAAAAGAATCCTATATGATTTCGAGGCAGCAAATATTATTAGGATAACAGCACAAGATATTTGTTATCTAAATTGTGATGTGTTTGATATTAATTTACATAATATCTATTTGGCGTTAAATCCTACAATTAATTTCAAAACAAGTTCAATCAGAAAACTTAATGCTATAAAATCTGACCTTTATGAAGATCTTAATATAAAATTACACGAGTGTTTTTAA